The Helianthus annuus cultivar XRQ/B chromosome 16, HanXRQr2.0-SUNRISE, whole genome shotgun sequence genome includes a window with the following:
- the LOC110919179 gene encoding ATP-dependent DNA helicase PIF1-like, with product MKQQGYICIKIFQNTILGMEAHAVGVVVSVKKQRGRIVSANPAEGERYYLRLLLSNVRGPTSFEHLCTVNGQRCATFRKAALELGLIEDDEYLSQCLEEASTFQFPNALRRLFATIMIFCEPGDVRKLWNDHFDSLSEDHRLHCQSIERVQNMVLTEISVLVQSMGKNFNEFDLPKITDDVNLQDAGYRELQEEYGIVLEPEHLSAKHSLNPDQKNVFDEIMMHVDNDLPGVFFIDGPGGTGKTFLYIALLAEIRSRGLIALATASSGAAANNMPGGRTAHSRFKIPLNLENNSMCNIKKQSGAAKLICSAKIIIWDEASMAKRQAIEAVDRTFQDIIGVSLPFGGKIMVMGGDFRQVLPVIKRGTRAQIVDSSVRMSPIWSLTKKMRLTINMRALKDPWFSKFLLRVGDGTEEPIEGNYIRIPDDMTIQCNNKENAIKELIHAIFPSIEDNVYSSDYIISRAILSTKNDSVDEINNQMIEIFQGEEKVYYSFDEAEDDQRNFYPVEFLNSLNVSGLPPHKLHLKIGCPIILLRNIDPSHGLCNGTRLICKGFMRNVIDAEIAVGQHAGKRVFLPRIPLTLSEDDMFPFKLKRKQFPIRLSFSMTINKAQGQTIPNVGIYLPDSVFSHGQLYVALSRGISRQSTKVLVHLAKEFKQRGVYTSNVVYQEVLRD from the coding sequence ATGAAACAGCAAGGGTACATttgtataaagattttccaaaacACTATACTTGGAATGGAAGCACACGCCGTTGGAGTCGTCGTTTCGGTAAAAAAACAAAGAGGTCGTATCGTTTCCGCTAATCCAGCCGAAGGAGAAAGGTACTACTTACGCCTACTTTTGTCAAATGTCAGAGGGCCTACTTCTTTCGAACATCTTTGCACAGTTAATGGTCAACGGTGTGCGACATTTCGGAAAGCAGCTCTTGAGTTAGGCTTAATAGAAGACGATGAATATCTATCACAATGTCTCGAAGAAGCCTCTACGTTTCAGTTTCCCAATGCTCTTAGAAGGTTATTTGCGACCATAATGATTTTTTGCGAACCTGGAGATGTTCGAAAGTTATGGAATGACCACTTTGATTCACTATCTGAAGATCATCGGTTACACTGTCAAAGTATAGAACGAGTTCAAAATATGGTTCTTACCGAAATAAGTGTCTTGGTACAATCCATGGGTAAAAATTTCAATGAATTcgaccttcctaagataactGACGATGTTAACTTACAAGATGCAGGTTATCGTGAGTTACAAGAAGAGTATGGGATTGTTTTGGAACCTGAACACTTGAGTGCCAAACATTCACTTAATCCGGAccaaaaaaatgtgtttgatgAGATCATGATGCATGTTGATAATGATCTTCCAGGCGTGTTCTTTATTGATGGTCCAGGTGGAACTGGAAAAACATTTTTGTACATTGCCTTGCTTGCTGAAATTCGGTCACGTGGTCTTATTGCTCTCGCAACAGCTTCATCAGGTGCAGCGGCTAATAATATGCCAGGAGGTAGAACGGCTCACTCGAGATTCAAGATTCCTCTTAATCTTGAAAATAATTCAATGTGCAATATTAAAAAACAGAGTGGGGCCGCTAAACTGATTTGCTCTGCCAAAATAATCATATGGGATGAAGCGTCGATGGCTAAACGACAAGCGATAGAGGCAGTCGATCGTACATTCCAAGACATTATAGGTGTTAGTCTCCCATTTGGTGGAAAGATAATGGTTATGGGAGGTGACTTCAGACAGGTGTTGCCGGTTATCAAACGTGGCACTCGAGCACAGATTGTAGACTCCAGCGTACGAATGTCACCTATTTGGTCTTTGACTAAGAAGATGCGGTTGACCATAAATATGAGAGCGCTGAAAGATCCATGGTTTTCTAAATTTCTTTTAAGAGTCGGCGATGGAACTGAAGAACCAATCGAAGGAAACTATATCCGCATACCCGATGACATGACAATTCAGTGCAACAACAAAGAAAACGCTATAAAAGAATTGATCCATGCCATCTTTCCATCAATTGAAGATAATGTATATTCTTCAGATTATATAATCTCTAGAGCAATATTGTCCACTAAAAATGATAGTGTTGACGAGATTAATAATCAAATGATTGaaatttttcaaggggaggaaaAAGTTTATTACAGTTTTGATGAAGCTGAAGACGATCAGCGCAACTTCTATCCGGTCGAGTTCTTAAATTCGCTAAATGTTAGTGGATTGCCGCCTCATAAGCTTCATTTAAAAATTGGATGCCCAATAATATTGTTACGTAATATCGATCCATCACATGGCCTGTGTAATGGCACGCGGTTGATATGTAAGGGTTTCATGCGAAATGTTATTGATGCGGAAATTGCAGTTGGTCAACATGCCGGAAAAAGAGTTTTTTTGCCAAGAATCCCTCTAACCCTTTCTGAAGATGACATGTTCCCATTCAAGctgaaaagaaaacaatttccaATTCGACTTAGCTTTTCCATGACGATTAATAAAGCTCAAGGTCAAACAATTCCGAACGTTGGTATTTATCTACCGGATTCTGTATTTTCACATGGACAACTTTATGTCGCGTTATCAAGAGGGATTTCAAGACAAAGTACGAAGGTGTTGGTACATCTCGCCAAAGAATTCAAACAACGCGGAGTTTACACATCAAATGTTGTCTACCAGGAAGTGTTGCGTGATTAA